From a single Paenibacillus sp. FSL R5-0345 genomic region:
- a CDS encoding amidase domain-containing protein, with translation MEQQWKQSLYVYVDQVNKARVEPKSSSQTVSVSVKDPRFLVEQGERSRRIAEWYNARGITPLRGETGVKTLRTVRQTPTEVVAEVTLHSALYYEKGGVNHREDRVELERLTFVRDGGGWEIAAIERTIPERNTVHRAEVELSGRLSKWGEALPAPLPSQPLLNRNILGEIPGSREVRYNREEAVAYADRWWKDGNPEFETFEVDCTNYVSQCLFAGGAPINYTGKRETGWWYKGYQGKQEWWSYSWAVSDSLQRYLSVSRSNGLRAEVMERPEQLMLGDIIQYDWDGNGQYQHSTIVTAFDAGGMPLVNARTVSSRHRFWDYRDSYAWTDQTKYRFFHINDYL, from the coding sequence ATGGAGCAACAATGGAAGCAAAGTCTATATGTATATGTAGATCAAGTGAATAAGGCCAGGGTGGAACCTAAGTCCTCATCGCAAACCGTTTCCGTGTCCGTTAAGGATCCACGCTTTTTGGTGGAGCAAGGGGAACGTTCACGCCGAATCGCTGAATGGTATAACGCTCGTGGGATCACTCCGCTGCGAGGGGAAACAGGTGTAAAGACTTTACGGACCGTCCGGCAGACTCCGACTGAGGTGGTTGCAGAGGTTACACTGCATAGTGCACTTTATTATGAAAAAGGAGGCGTTAATCACCGCGAGGATAGGGTTGAGCTGGAGCGGTTGACCTTTGTGCGGGACGGAGGGGGCTGGGAAATCGCTGCTATAGAACGAACTATTCCCGAAAGAAATACGGTTCATAGAGCAGAGGTAGAGTTATCTGGCAGATTGTCCAAGTGGGGTGAAGCTTTACCAGCTCCGTTGCCATCACAGCCTCTTCTGAACCGGAATATTCTGGGGGAGATCCCGGGCTCAAGAGAGGTTCGCTACAACCGTGAAGAAGCGGTGGCTTATGCCGACCGTTGGTGGAAAGACGGTAATCCAGAGTTCGAAACATTTGAGGTGGATTGTACGAATTATGTCTCCCAATGCCTCTTTGCAGGGGGAGCACCTATCAACTATACTGGTAAAAGAGAAACGGGTTGGTGGTACAAAGGCTACCAAGGGAAACAAGAATGGTGGAGTTATAGCTGGGCTGTATCAGACAGTCTGCAGCGCTATTTGAGCGTTAGCCGGAGCAATGGCTTGCGTGCGGAAGTGATGGAGCGGCCGGAGCAATTGATGCTTGGCGATATCATTCAATATGACTGGGATGGCAACGGGCAATATCAGCACAGCACGATCGTCACAGCCTTTGATGCTGGTGGCATGCCGCTTGTGAATGCACGTACAGTTAGCAGCCGTCATCGCTTCTGGGACTATCGTGATTCCTACGCTTGGACGGATCAAACGAAATACCGTTTTTTTCATATTAACGACTATTTATAA
- the acnA gene encoding aconitate hydratase AcnA codes for MPSKDHFSLARTLESGGKSYRYYDLNSLEEQGLGSISSLPFSIKVLLEAAVRQFDGRAITEEHVKQLADWSGDIDRNKEIPFIPARIVLQDFTGVPVVVDLAAMRDTVKKAGGDPKQINPLVPVDLVIDHSVMVDAFGTADALEYNMNVEFERNEERYRFLRWAQTAFNNFRAVPPATGIVHQVNLEYLASVATTKTIDGETVVYPDSLVGTDSHTTMINGLGVVGWGVGGIEAEAGMLGQPLYFVTPDVVGFKLTGSLIEGATATDLALTVTEMLRKKGVVGKFVEFYGPGLANISLADRATVANMAPEYGATIGFFPVDEETLAYLRSTGRPDDLVELVESYYKAQGMFRTSDTPDPEFSDVIELDLASVVPSLAGPKRPQDRIELTHMKENFEGIIRTPVDKGGYGLSDEKIAQVVEIEHKNGTTSKLSTGAVVIAAITSCTNTSNPSVMLGAGLLAKKAVERGLTKPAYVKSSLTPGSLVVTEYLEKADLLKPLEALGFYLAGYGCATCIGNSGPLPEEVSQAITDNDMTVAAVISGNRNFEGRVHAQVKANYLASPPLVVAYALAGTVNIDLQTEPLGFDPQGEPVFLKDIWPTTAEIREAIGLSLSPEMFRRKYENVFTANERWNSIPVPQGELYEWDDNSTYIQNPPFFEHLADGLGDIKDIKDARVLALLADSVTTDHISPAGNISTSGPAGEYLRDHGVERADFNSYGSRRGNHEVMMRGTFANIRIRNAVAPGTEGGVTTFLPSDEVMSIYDASMLYQDAGQNLIVIAGKEYGTGSSRDWAAKGTLLLGVKAVIAESFERIHRSNLVGMGVLPLQFQEGHGWSSLGLTGRETFNITGLDNEVLPGQELTVTATREDGTQFDFPVTARLDSTVDIDYYRNGGILQTVLRQMLADATDSSAVSVE; via the coding sequence ATGCCAAGCAAGGATCATTTCTCGTTGGCCCGTACCCTAGAATCAGGTGGCAAATCTTATCGCTATTATGATCTTAACTCCCTTGAGGAACAAGGATTGGGCTCTATCTCTTCCCTTCCTTTTTCAATCAAAGTATTACTTGAAGCAGCTGTTCGTCAGTTTGACGGACGGGCAATTACAGAAGAACACGTGAAACAATTGGCTGATTGGTCAGGTGACATTGACCGCAATAAAGAAATTCCGTTTATCCCTGCTCGTATCGTACTTCAGGACTTTACCGGTGTACCGGTAGTCGTAGATCTGGCAGCTATGCGTGATACCGTAAAGAAAGCCGGAGGAGATCCTAAACAGATCAACCCGCTCGTTCCCGTTGACCTTGTAATTGACCACTCTGTTATGGTTGATGCTTTCGGTACGGCAGATGCTTTGGAATACAATATGAACGTGGAGTTTGAGCGTAACGAGGAACGCTACCGTTTCCTTCGCTGGGCACAGACCGCTTTCAATAACTTCCGTGCAGTTCCTCCAGCTACCGGTATCGTGCATCAGGTGAATTTGGAGTATTTGGCTTCCGTAGCCACTACTAAAACTATCGATGGTGAAACTGTCGTTTATCCAGATTCCCTTGTTGGAACGGACTCCCACACTACGATGATCAACGGACTTGGTGTTGTAGGCTGGGGTGTTGGCGGTATTGAAGCTGAAGCAGGTATGCTCGGACAACCGCTCTATTTTGTTACACCAGATGTAGTGGGCTTCAAGCTTACAGGCAGCCTTATCGAAGGGGCTACAGCAACAGACTTGGCACTGACAGTAACTGAAATGTTGCGTAAAAAAGGCGTAGTCGGCAAATTCGTCGAATTCTACGGTCCTGGTCTTGCTAACATCAGTCTTGCTGACCGGGCAACAGTTGCTAACATGGCGCCAGAATACGGAGCAACGATCGGTTTCTTCCCTGTAGATGAAGAGACACTTGCTTATTTGCGCAGCACAGGTCGTCCGGATGATTTGGTAGAGCTCGTTGAATCTTATTACAAAGCACAAGGGATGTTCCGCACTTCGGATACACCAGATCCTGAGTTCAGCGATGTAATTGAACTTGACCTAGCTTCTGTCGTTCCAAGCTTGGCTGGACCAAAACGTCCGCAAGACCGGATTGAGCTTACCCACATGAAAGAAAATTTTGAAGGTATTATCCGTACACCTGTAGACAAAGGCGGTTATGGCCTCAGCGATGAGAAAATCGCCCAAGTTGTAGAAATAGAGCATAAGAATGGTACCACTAGCAAGCTCAGTACAGGCGCAGTCGTAATCGCAGCTATTACAAGCTGTACAAATACTTCTAACCCTAGCGTTATGCTTGGAGCAGGTCTTTTGGCGAAAAAAGCGGTGGAACGTGGACTGACCAAACCAGCATACGTTAAGAGCAGCTTGACTCCAGGATCATTGGTAGTTACTGAATATTTGGAAAAAGCAGACCTGCTGAAGCCACTTGAAGCACTGGGCTTCTACTTGGCGGGATATGGCTGTGCTACTTGTATCGGTAACTCCGGTCCACTGCCTGAAGAGGTTAGCCAAGCCATTACTGATAACGATATGACCGTCGCTGCTGTAATCTCCGGTAACCGTAACTTTGAAGGCCGTGTACATGCTCAGGTCAAAGCCAACTACTTGGCTTCACCACCGCTCGTAGTTGCTTATGCACTGGCTGGTACTGTAAATATCGATTTGCAGACTGAACCGCTCGGATTTGATCCACAAGGTGAGCCAGTATTCCTGAAAGATATTTGGCCTACGACTGCTGAAATTCGTGAAGCGATTGGTCTTTCCCTTAGCCCAGAGATGTTCCGCCGTAAATACGAGAATGTATTCACTGCTAACGAACGCTGGAATTCGATCCCTGTTCCGCAAGGCGAGCTGTATGAGTGGGATGACAACTCCACGTATATTCAGAACCCGCCATTCTTTGAGCATCTGGCAGACGGTCTGGGAGACATCAAGGATATCAAGGATGCACGCGTTCTGGCGTTGCTTGCTGATTCCGTAACGACCGACCATATCTCACCTGCAGGTAATATCTCTACCTCTGGTCCTGCCGGCGAATATTTACGCGATCATGGTGTAGAACGTGCAGACTTCAACTCCTACGGCTCACGCCGCGGAAATCATGAAGTCATGATGCGTGGTACATTCGCTAATATTCGGATTCGTAATGCAGTAGCTCCAGGTACAGAAGGCGGAGTTACAACCTTCCTGCCAAGCGATGAAGTCATGTCCATCTATGACGCTTCCATGCTGTATCAGGACGCTGGACAGAATCTCATCGTTATCGCCGGTAAAGAATACGGCACAGGAAGCTCACGTGACTGGGCTGCCAAGGGCACGCTTCTGTTGGGTGTTAAAGCTGTTATCGCTGAGAGCTTTGAGCGGATTCACCGCAGCAATCTGGTTGGTATGGGTGTGCTTCCACTGCAATTCCAGGAAGGACACGGCTGGAGCAGCTTGGGACTGACCGGACGCGAGACCTTCAATATTACTGGACTTGATAACGAGGTGCTGCCAGGACAAGAACTCACTGTCACCGCAACCCGCGAAGACGGTACTCAGTTCGATTTCCCTGTCACAGCACGTCTCGACAGCACGGTTGATATTGATTACTATCGCAATGGTGGTATTCTACAAACTGTGCTTCGTCAAATGCTGGCAGATGCCACAGATTCTTCGGCTGTGTCGGTAGAATAG